The following coding sequences lie in one Chlamydiales bacterium genomic window:
- a CDS encoding DUF5398 family protein: MFGLEQKKAGPAFDLESKLKGPNAAVELAELKKVISSRIEELKSLLRKGEDKKVFDETEALLLGYTAVEQVIAKISKK, translated from the coding sequence ATGTTTGGTTTAGAACAAAAAAAAGCGGGACCTGCTTTTGACTTAGAGAGCAAGTTAAAAGGTCCAAATGCAGCTGTAGAACTTGCAGAACTAAAAAAAGTGATTTCGTCTCGTATAGAGGAACTTAAAAGCCTTCTCAGAAAAGGAGAAGATAAAAAAGTCTTTGATGAGACAGAGGCCTTGCTTCTTGGCTATACGGCTGTTGAACAAGTAATAGCAAAAATCTCCAAGAAATAA
- the sctD gene encoding type III secretion system inner membrane ring subunit SctD: MTSKLIAEDGLLKGHIFALENGTEWFLGRDPDLCTLVIEDPKVSRQHALLKKQEDTFFIENLSQTNPILVNNAHLEEALPLKEGDRLKIGATLFYFTEKDVDEKTLEKNKSSSPEQDYVDSATEISTEEPTDASSEPAFPTIYEEISAEEVPVDAPPLDLSLRERFLLKIISGPQTGAEFSMSPDKSYVIGSDPATCDVILYDLSVSRRHARITVTAEEKCYIADLESRNGVVINDKKIEEETELSAQDVIFLGTTSFVIVDRESESHTIFSSAPSLAPLEELKPEETETEIVEEVEESVPTTPKTKLKTNALDAFFASKVNLSICAIIIIIILLIIFGISSLFTSKEEIIPVKNPDAEITTSLQDFPEVTSSFNKATGTLFLVGHVLTPIDKSQLEYNLKGLTFISHLDDTNVIVDQNIWQEQNNLIAKNPLWTGVSIHAAKPGVFVVTGYLRTRQEFAQLTDYLNLNFPYLDKLQNRVAVEEDILARVNSDLFAQGLNGVTTQIANGEMVLAGFIASNKEEDLQTLIKSWKTLNGLRSVKNFVVPLSPAEAVINISERYQVTGFSTHDHTNINVMINGLILTRGDVLDGMTITSIQSNVIFLEKDGLKFKIKYNQ, translated from the coding sequence ATGACATCAAAACTTATTGCAGAAGATGGCTTGTTAAAAGGACATATTTTCGCTCTTGAAAATGGGACTGAATGGTTTTTGGGCAGAGACCCAGACCTTTGCACTCTTGTTATTGAAGATCCTAAAGTGTCAAGGCAACATGCTCTCTTAAAAAAACAGGAAGATACCTTTTTCATCGAGAACCTTAGCCAAACTAACCCCATACTCGTAAATAATGCACATCTTGAGGAAGCACTTCCCCTCAAAGAAGGCGATCGCCTAAAAATTGGAGCTACTTTATTTTATTTTACTGAAAAAGATGTCGATGAAAAGACTCTCGAAAAAAATAAAAGCTCAAGCCCCGAACAAGACTATGTAGATAGTGCCACAGAAATTTCTACAGAAGAGCCCACAGATGCATCTTCAGAGCCCGCCTTTCCAACAATTTATGAAGAAATTTCAGCAGAAGAAGTTCCCGTTGACGCCCCCCCATTAGACCTCTCTTTAAGAGAGCGTTTTCTTCTAAAGATCATTTCAGGCCCTCAAACAGGTGCTGAATTTTCCATGAGTCCAGATAAGTCCTATGTCATCGGAAGCGATCCTGCAACATGCGATGTAATCTTGTATGACTTAAGTGTATCCAGAAGGCATGCACGCATCACTGTTACAGCAGAAGAAAAATGCTACATTGCAGATCTTGAAAGTAGAAATGGTGTTGTAATCAACGATAAAAAGATTGAAGAGGAAACAGAACTTTCGGCCCAAGATGTCATCTTTCTTGGAACGACCTCTTTTGTCATTGTCGATAGAGAGAGTGAAAGTCATACAATTTTTTCTTCAGCGCCTTCTCTTGCACCTCTTGAAGAGTTAAAGCCAGAAGAGACAGAAACTGAAATAGTAGAAGAAGTTGAAGAATCTGTTCCTACTACCCCTAAAACAAAACTTAAAACAAATGCTCTCGATGCTTTTTTTGCATCCAAGGTAAATTTATCTATATGCGCCATCATCATTATCATTATTTTGCTTATTATCTTTGGAATTTCATCTCTATTTACAAGTAAAGAAGAGATCATCCCTGTAAAAAACCCCGATGCTGAAATTACAACTTCACTACAAGATTTTCCAGAAGTTACATCCTCCTTCAATAAAGCAACAGGTACACTATTCCTTGTAGGGCACGTTTTAACACCTATCGATAAAAGCCAGCTAGAATACAATCTCAAAGGCCTTACCTTCATCTCCCACCTCGATGACACCAATGTCATCGTCGACCAAAATATCTGGCAAGAGCAAAACAATCTAATCGCTAAAAACCCTCTATGGACAGGCGTAAGTATTCATGCTGCAAAACCCGGTGTCTTTGTAGTCACTGGTTACTTAAGAACGAGACAAGAATTTGCTCAACTTACAGACTATCTCAATTTGAATTTTCCCTACCTTGACAAACTACAAAACCGCGTGGCTGTCGAAGAAGATATTTTAGCCAGAGTAAATAGTGATCTGTTTGCGCAAGGATTAAATGGTGTTACCACTCAAATTGCAAACGGAGAGATGGTTCTTGCAGGGTTCATTGCATCCAACAAGGAAGAAGACCTACAAACATTGATCAAGTCTTGGAAGACTTTAAATGGGCTTCGCTCCGTCAAAAATTTTGTTGTTCCCTTGTCTCCTGCAGAAGCTGTGATCAATATCTCTGAGCGCTATCAAGTAACTGGCTTTTCTACTCACGATCACACCAATATCAATGTTATGATCAATGGATTAATTTTGACCCGTGGAGATGTTTTGGATGGTATGACAATTACAAGTATCCAATCAAATGTTATATTCTTGGAAAAAGATGGACTCAAATTCAAAATTAAATATAATCAATAA
- the pgtP gene encoding phosphoglycerate transporter protein PgtP, translated as MSTVWNIFKPTPHLNEIQDAEVVKKQYKYWRLRIFYTMYVGYAFYYFTRKSYTFAMPALMENLGFDESQLGFLGTVLAITYGISKFTSGILSDRSNPRYFMGIGLILTGVMNLFFGMSSSLLFFSIFWGLNGWFQGWGWPPCARLLTHWYSQKERGTWWGLWNSSHNVGGFLIPFIAAYAAEHWGWRAAMYIPGCLCILLGFFVINRLRDTPQSLGLPPIEKYCNDFSGNHKEVEKELSVKEILVKYVLKNKYIWVLAVAYFFVYGVRMAVNDWTVLYLVKEKAYSKIGAAAAVSLFDLGGFLGGLAAGWSSDKICSGKRGPINVLFTLGSLVAVYLFFKIPIGYSLLGYTYWDATMLFIIGFCIFGPQMLIGVAAAELSHKKAAATSTGFVGCFAYLGAAAAGFPLGIVIRDYGWEDYFIILGICGAIATLVLIPLWSIKFNPKHD; from the coding sequence ATGAGTACTGTATGGAACATATTTAAACCTACACCGCACTTAAATGAGATCCAAGATGCGGAAGTTGTAAAAAAGCAGTACAAGTATTGGCGTCTGCGTATTTTTTATACGATGTATGTGGGTTATGCTTTTTACTATTTTACAAGAAAAAGCTATACTTTTGCCATGCCCGCTTTGATGGAAAATTTGGGTTTTGATGAGAGTCAATTGGGCTTTTTAGGCACTGTGCTCGCAATAACTTATGGGATAAGTAAATTTACAAGTGGTATACTTTCCGACCGGTCAAATCCTCGTTATTTTATGGGTATAGGGCTTATTCTTACAGGTGTTATGAACCTGTTTTTTGGGATGTCTTCTTCTTTGCTCTTCTTTTCTATTTTTTGGGGATTAAATGGCTGGTTTCAGGGATGGGGTTGGCCTCCTTGTGCAAGGCTTTTAACACATTGGTATTCACAAAAAGAGAGAGGTACTTGGTGGGGGCTATGGAATTCGAGCCATAATGTGGGTGGTTTTCTTATACCCTTTATAGCCGCTTATGCAGCGGAGCATTGGGGATGGCGCGCTGCGATGTATATCCCTGGTTGCTTATGTATTTTACTTGGGTTTTTTGTGATTAATCGCTTGAGAGATACACCACAATCATTGGGACTACCTCCTATTGAGAAATATTGTAATGATTTTTCTGGTAATCATAAAGAGGTGGAAAAAGAGCTTTCAGTAAAAGAGATTCTTGTTAAGTATGTATTAAAAAATAAGTATATTTGGGTGCTGGCCGTTGCCTATTTTTTTGTTTACGGAGTTAGAATGGCAGTTAATGATTGGACTGTCTTGTATTTAGTAAAAGAAAAGGCTTACTCAAAAATTGGCGCCGCAGCTGCGGTGTCTCTTTTTGATTTAGGAGGTTTTTTAGGAGGCCTTGCTGCTGGTTGGTCATCTGATAAAATATGCTCTGGTAAAAGGGGGCCTATTAACGTACTGTTTACTCTGGGATCACTTGTTGCGGTTTATTTATTTTTCAAAATCCCAATAGGTTATAGTTTACTAGGGTATACATATTGGGATGCTACGATGCTTTTCATTATAGGTTTTTGTATATTTGGCCCTCAGATGCTTATAGGGGTTGCAGCAGCGGAGCTTTCTCATAAAAAGGCAGCAGCAACGTCCACTGGATTTGTTGGGTGTTTTGCCTATCTTGGGGCCGCTGCAGCAGGTTTTCCTCTAGGCATAGTTATTCGTGACTATGGTTGGGAGGATTATTTCATTATCTTAGGTATTTGTGGTGCAATTGCAACACTTGTATTGATTCCTCTTTGGTCGATCAAGTTCAATCCCAAGCATGACTAA